In Xiphophorus couchianus chromosome 24, X_couchianus-1.0, whole genome shotgun sequence, a single genomic region encodes these proteins:
- the LOC114140840 gene encoding ladderlectin-like isoform X2 — translation MAAGLVFTLLLGLSFGLWDGADAGCRLRAPTALDCPLGWRWFNRRCFRVLNISKSWADAEQHCLQLDSHLASYHSTREYNFMRQVIHLRTGKHSSTWVGGHDTTQASGFGVTVPSLCLLTGGPNVQRMMVESNTA, via the exons ATGGCTGCCGGTCTTGTCTTCACTCTGCTTCTTGGTCTGAGCTTTGGACTCTGGGATGGAGCTGAT GCCGGATGTCGACTGAGAG CTCCCACAGCACTTGACTGCCCTTTAGGCTGGAGGTGGTTCAACCGTCGGTGTTTCAGGGTACTGAATATTTCAAAGTCCTGGGCTGATGCAGAG CAACATTGCCTCCAACTGGATTCACATCTGGCCTCATACCACAGTACAAGGGAGTACAACTTCATGAGACAGGTTATTCACCTTAGAACTGGAAAACACTCATCAACTTGGGTTGGAGGTCATGATACAACACAG GCAAGTGGTTTTGGAGTGACGGTTCCAAGTTTGTGTTTACTAACTGGAGGCCCGAACGTCCAAAGAATGATGGTGGAGTCGAACACTGCATGA
- the LOC114140840 gene encoding ladderlectin-like isoform X1, with protein MAAGLVFTLLLGLSFGLWDGADAGCRLRAPTALDCPLGWRWFNRRCFRVLNISKSWADAEQHCLQLDSHLASYHSTREYNFMRQVIHLRTGKHSSTWVGGHDTTQEGKWFWSDGSKFVFTNWRPERPKNDGGVEHCMNINLNDKEFVGDADCVMQLPFICARPL; from the exons ATGGCTGCCGGTCTTGTCTTCACTCTGCTTCTTGGTCTGAGCTTTGGACTCTGGGATGGAGCTGAT GCCGGATGTCGACTGAGAG CTCCCACAGCACTTGACTGCCCTTTAGGCTGGAGGTGGTTCAACCGTCGGTGTTTCAGGGTACTGAATATTTCAAAGTCCTGGGCTGATGCAGAG CAACATTGCCTCCAACTGGATTCACATCTGGCCTCATACCACAGTACAAGGGAGTACAACTTCATGAGACAGGTTATTCACCTTAGAACTGGAAAACACTCATCAACTTGGGTTGGAGGTCATGATACAACACAG GAAGGCAAGTGGTTTTGGAGTGACGGTTCCAAGTTTGTGTTTACTAACTGGAGGCCCGAACGTCCAAAGAATGATGGTGGAGTCGAACACTGCATGAACATCAACTTAAATG ATAAAGAGTTTGTGGGTGATGCTGATTGTGTGATGCAGCTTCCCTTCATCTGTGCCAGACCCCTGTAA